In Spirochaetota bacterium, the following are encoded in one genomic region:
- a CDS encoding 6-carboxytetrahydropterin synthase produces MPKWIVSKSVEVDASHIVEGYNGPCSRLHGHRWKIEVSVEVNQLDSIGIGIDFGDIKKIINDLNLDHQHLNDFINPATAECIAKYVYEEVKKRGLNPVKVTVWETPSNKVEYLE; encoded by the coding sequence ATGCCAAAGTGGATAGTGTCTAAAAGCGTTGAAGTTGATGCCTCACATATCGTAGAGGGATACAACGGACCCTGCTCAAGACTACATGGGCACAGATGGAAGATAGAAGTATCTGTTGAAGTAAATCAACTTGATAGCATAGGTATAGGTATAGATTTTGGAGACATCAAGAAAATCATAAACGATCTAAACCTTGACCACCAACACTTAAATGACTTCATCAATCCTGCTACCGCAGAATGTATAGCAAAGTATGTGTATGAGGAAGTCAAGAAACGTGGATTAAACCCAGTAAAAGTCACAGTCTGGGAAACACCTTCAAATAAAGTAGAATACCTTGAATAA